From Bombina bombina isolate aBomBom1 chromosome 1, aBomBom1.pri, whole genome shotgun sequence:
tacaggctttctagcctgaatcagagtatctattacagaatctgaaaacccacgctttgataaaatcaagcgttcaatctccaagcagtcagttggagggaaaccagattcggatgttcgaatggaccttgaacaagaaggtcctgtctcaaaggtagcttccatggtggagccgatgacatattcaccaggtctgcataccaagtcctgcgtggccacgcaggagctatcaagatcaccgaagccctctcctgattgatcctggctaccagcctgggaatgagaggaaacggtgggaatacataagctaggttgaaggtccaaggtgctactagtgcatctactagagtcgccttgggatccctggatctggacccgtaacaaggatctgatggcatctcgtcagaacttcaaggttccatgtctggaatgccccataactgagttatttgggcaaagatttccggatggagttcccactcccccggatggaatgtctgacgactcagaaaatccgcttcccaattttccactcctgggatgtggattgcagacaagtggcaggagtgatcctccgcccattgaattatcttggtcacttcctctatcgccagggaactccttgttcccccctgatggttgatatatgcaacagtcgtcatgttgtctgattgaaaccttatgaatctggcccttgctagatgaggccaagctttgagagcattgaatatcgctctcagttccagaatgtttatcgggagaagagattcttcccgagaccatagaccctgagctttcaggggttcccagaccgcaccccagcccaccagactggcgtcggtcgtgacaatgacccactctggtctgcggaagctcattccctgtgacaggttgtccaggatcagccaccaacggagtgaatctctggtcttttgatctacttgaatcgtcggagacaagtctgtataatccccattccactgtctgagcatgcacagttgtaatggtcttagatgaattcgtgcaaaaggaactatgtccattgctgcaaccatcaatcctattacttccatgcactgcgctatggaaggacaaagaacagaatgaagttcttgacaagagcttagaagttttgattttctgacctctgtcagaaaaatcctcatttctaaggaatctattattgttcccaagaagggaactcttgttgacggggacagagaacttttttctttgttcactttccatccgtgagatctgagaaaggctaggacgatgtccgtatgagcctttgcttttgacagagacgacgcttgaatcaggatgtcgtccaagtaaggtactaatgcaatgccccttggtcttagaaccgctagaagggaccctagtacctttgtgaaaattctcggagcagtggctaatccgaatggaagtgccacaaactggtaatgcttgtccagaaaagcgaaccttaggaactgatgatgttccctgtggataggaatatgtaggtacgcatcctttaaatccactgtggtcataaagtgaccttcctggatggtaggaaggatcgttcgaatggtttccattttgaacgatggaaccctgagaaatttgtttaggatcttgagatctaaaattggtctgaatgttccctcttttttgggaactatgaacaggttggagtaaaaccccatcccttgttctcctattggaactggatgaattactcccatctttaacaggtcttctacacaatgtaagaatgcctgtctttttatttggtttgaagataattgagacctgtggaaccttccccttgggggtagttccttgaattccaggagataaccttgagaaactatttctagtgcccaaggatcctgaacatctcttgcccaagcctgagcaaagagagaaagtctgccccccaccagatccggtcccggatcgggggccatcccttcatgctgttttggtagcagtggcaggcttcttggcctgcttacccttgttccagccttgcatcggtctccaggctggtttgggttgagaagtattaccctcttgcttagaggatgtagaattagaggctggtccgtttctgcgaaagggacgaaaattaggcttatttttagccttaaaagacctatcctgaggaagggcgtggccctttcccccggtgatgtctgaaataatctctttcaaatcaggaccaaacagtgttttacccttgaaagggatgttaagcaattttgtcttggaagacacatccgctgaccaagactttagccaaagcgctctgcgcgccacgatagcaaaccctgaatttttcgccgctaatctagctaattgcaaagcggcatctaaaataaaagagttagccaatttaagtgcttgaactctgtccataacctcctcatacgaagattctttattgagcgacttttctagttcttcgaaccagaaacacgctgccgtagtgacaggaacaatgcatgaaattggttgtagaaggtaaccttgctgaacaaacatctttttaagcaaaccctctaattttttatccataggatctttgaaagcacaactatcttctataggaatagtagtgcgtttgtttagagtagagaccgccccctggaccttggggactgtctgccataagtcctttctggggtcgactataggtatgccgggcctttcccactccttatttactatgtccgccacccgcttgggtataggaaaagcatcggggggcaccggaacctctaggaacttgtccatcttacataatttctctggaatgaccaaattgtcacaatcatccagagtagataatacctccttaagcagtgcgcggagatgttctaatttaaatttaaaagttacaacatcaggttcagcttgttgagaaatttttcctgaatctgaaatttctccctcagacaaaacctccctcctggccccttcagattggtgtgagggtatgtcagaacagttatcagcgtcctcttgctcttcagtgtttaaaacagagcaatcgcgctttctctgataagtaggcattttagataaaatgtttgcaatagaattatccataacagccgttaattgttgcatggtaataagtatgggcgcactagatgtactaggggcctcttgtgtgggcaaaactggtgtagacacagaagggggtgatgcagtatcatgcttactcccctcatttgaggaatcatcttgggcaatatcattatctgtggcatcattgtccctactttgtttggacactatgtcacaatcatcacatatatttaaatggggagaaaccttggctttcatacatatagaacatcgcttatctgatggttcagacatgttaaacaggcttaaactagtcaacaaagcacaaaaaacgttttaaaataaaaccgttactgtcactttaaattttaaactgaacacactttattactgaatatgtgaaaaagcatgaaggaattgttcaaaattcaccaaaatttcaccacagtgtcttaaagccttaaaagtattgcacaccaaatttgaaagctttaacccttaaaataacggaaccggagccatttttacatttaacccctatacagtcccaggtatctgctttgctcagacccaaccaagcccagaggggaatacgataccaaatgacgccttctataagctttttcagtggttcttagctcctcacacatgcatctgcatgccttgctttccaaaaacaactgcgcattagaggcgcgaaaatgaggctctgcctatgactagaaaaggcccccatctgaaaaaggtgtccaatacagtgcctgccgtttttttacaacaatccccaagattataataactattaagagttataatctgccaaatatgcttagcaaagtaatcgttttagcccagaaaaatgtctaccagttttttaagcccttataaagccctttattcttttacttaatctaagaaaatggcttaccggtccccataggggaaatgacagccttccagcattacatagtcttgttagaaatgtggccagtcatacctcaagcagaaaagtctgccaactgtttcccccaactgaagttacttcatctcaacagtcctgtgtggaaacagcaatcgattttagtaacgtttgctaaaatcatcttcctcttacaaacagaaatcttcatctcttttcggtttcagagtaaatagtacataccagcactattttaaaataacaaacacttgattgaaggataaaaactacatttaaacaccaaaaaactcttaaccatctccgtggagatgttgccggtgcaacggcaaagagaatgactggggtaggcggagcctaggagggatcatgtgaccagctttgctgggctctttgccatttcctgttggggaagagaatatcccacaagtaaggatgacgccgtggaccggacacacctatgttggagaaattagagtTATAGAAACATTGTACAACATAGAAAGGAGGaaaatgatacatttatttataaagcaccaccaAATTCTGTTGTGCTAGGTACATAAGTAGGGTACACAACAACTCTAATTCACAGTAAAAATATAGATTTATAAACAGAATGCACAAAACAAATATAAGGAGGAGAACCACCTTGCATTGAAGAACTTAAATTGTAAAACTTAATGGAGACAGAAGGCATGGAGTGGCTGGTTATGGGTCTTTTATTTCCAGCAGTACGACatgaaaattaaagtaaaaattaaaccatgtttcagatagagcaaggaattttaaacaaatttccaatttactcattatcaaatttgcttccatctcatggtatcctttgatgaaaactaACCATTAGCattatatggcaacagtgttttcaGCTACATATAACATTGCTACaatcattgttgcaaacactgttgccagataGCTAAAGACACCTACAGGTGCCTGAGCTCCcttagatttactctttaacaaaaggataccaagaggaccaAGCAAGATTGagaatagaagttgtttaaaatgtaaagctGTATCCaattcatttaaagggccactgtaagtaaatattttatatgcctgttactaactaactaccccaaatactctttttatcaatagcatttcattaacatatctctaccgtatatcagaaatcttgtctgcaaatttaattgttttcaaacccactccgtgggtatcctttgatctgtaccaatccgtttacaatacctaggtttcaaaatggcgctttaaacacaatttcattggtttaagtattttgaacatgcagtgctgaaaatagtgggcaggataacgtgacatcatcggcgaataaaagatataatttttagaacgttatgaaacttcgttttggagaaaatataggtcagtaggttttaattaatgtttattaactttaatatgttagttgtttagcttaaaaattataacagaaagtaatcctttaagtttaattttgactttactgtccctttaagatttatttttgtatgttaTGATGAAAAGGAACTTAGAAGGGGGTAATGTAAGCGGTCACACATAAAACCAttagatacacagtggaatgagttATTCTATTTTATGAGATACACAAGACTTGATACAAAAACATTCAATAAGTGATAAAAAAATCCAGTCTTGTCAAAACAGAGCAATATAATAATGACAATACATTGGACTTTGCAAGCACAGAAGGTTACTGCTCATTTTCTTATCAAGTATTTACAATTGTTGTAGTGTCTTCCTTGTGTTATAGAGTACAGGGTTTATGTGTAAGTAAACtctaaaggggcctatctatcaagctccgaatggagcttgaggctccgtgtttctgatgagcctgcaggctcgccagaaacagcagttatgaagcagcggtcacaaagaccgctgctccataacctgtccgcctgctctgagcaggcagacagacatcgccggaaatcaacccgatcgagtacgatcgggttgattgacacttccctgctggcggcccattggccgcgagtctgcaggggtcggtgttgcaccagcagctcttgtgagctgctggtgcaatgctgaatacggcgagcgtattgctcgccatattcagcgaggtctggcggacctgatccgcactgtcggatcaggtccgccagactttcttaaataggggcctaaataTGTAATGGCATTGGAATTGatctatgtatttataattattctCTCTCAATAAAACCCGGAGGAGGCCTGGCCAAAGTAGGTTAACACTCTACCTGCTCAGATGTGATGAAGCAGCAACTGAAATATACTAAATGTTGAAAAACAGTATTTCCCAACTCTACCTCTGACAGGCCACTAATTAAGATacccaaaaacatttttaattttttggggggagcTGGTGCCGAGAAAAACTATTGTAGAGTAACACAGATGATTAGTTTTTCATTATAGTGCACCCAGACCAAATATATTACATATTCAGTAGCTATGGGTGCACAAAAATCCTAACTATGGGCTTCAAAGTAAATTacaagttctgaaattattttttaaataactaataaatctatgcatatatagcaggTATTTAGATGAACTTAGTAGCTGCATCTTTATTTCTAAATGTAACTTCTTAGAAAAGAACAAAACTAATATTAAAAGAGCAATAAGGAATGGCCATCCGGACAGTTTTTATAGCATGACAGATAAACTTGTCAACGCTCACATTTCTGATCAGACAATTCAGTACATAATTGCTACTTGAAATTAAACTACAAAATACTAATGTATAAATACTACTACAAAATATCGTTTTGTTAAAATCTGAAGTAAAAATATTACTGCTACAAATTTAAATTTGGCCTTTAATTAAGGAATAATTACAAATGTAAGGCGTTTCATAGTTTTGGTTTTCAGAACAGGAAATAAGCTTTAACaggaatatataaaaatgtttgttttatatctatcaaattaaaattaaagcattatttacattaaagggacatgacacccacattttttctttcatgatttagaaagagaatgcaattttaaacatctttctaatttacttatattatctaatttgttttattctcttgatattctttgttgaaaagcatatctagatatgctcagtagctgctgattggttgctgcacatagaagccttgtgtgattggctcagcatgtccattgctttttcttcaactaaggatatctaaaaaatgaagcaaaataaataatagaagtaaattgtaatgtttaaatttctattctctatctgaatcatgaaagaaagattttgggtttagtggccctttaattctcCTACATCAGAGCACAAATGGTATTGCAAGTGAATagttaaaaataaaccaaaaaaaaaacaaaaaaactgtaccCTGTATACTTTGAAAGGATAGCACAGGCTAATATTAAAAGAGAGCAACACAAAAAAGTGCTGGAAAATTAACTGACGTGTACAAgccttatttttgttttatatttaacacattttaaaTTAAGGTACATTACAATATTAAGTTGTGCATTCATGAAAAAAGTTGGTGTTTACTAGCTCAAAGACTTGAGAGGATAATGGCAAACATGTACAAACTCCAGAGTATTTATGAAACACGAAAAGCTTAAAAGAAATAGTGGTTTTGTGCCAATtataggttcttaaagggacagtctaggccaaaataaactttcatgagtcagatagagcatgtaattttaaacaattttccaatttacttttatcaccaattttgctttgttctcttggtattcttagttgaaagcttaatctaggaatttcatatgctaatttcttagaccttgaaggccacctcttttcagaatgcatttgaacagtttttcaccactagagggtgttagttcacgtatttcatatagataacactgtgcttgtgcatgtgaagttatctgggagcaggcagtgattggctaaactgcaagtttgtcaaaagaactgaaataaaggggcagtttgcagaggcttagatacaagataatcacagaggttaaaagtatattattataactgtgttggttatgcaaaactggggaatgggtaataaagggattatctatcttttaaaacaataaaaattctggtgtagacagtccctttaatcatagagggctagatttatcaacgctgaggcgtacaggggcgcgtatacgcgcccctgtacgcctcagctcgcatgtgtcggggcgaaattacctgcaggtaattaacattgcacacgagcgtgcaatctcctcggtcggactcgaccgaggagatttaatttcgccacaatagaggtggcgaagatgttagggaagcagcagtctggtgaccgctgcttgataaatctagcccagagTGTGGCAATTACTTTAGGCTTGCTTTGACTGGCAGATAGTTAAACCACCATAGCTTGCTTCCCATTGCATTGTGGGAATTGTAGTTCTTTTGCCCCTTCCGGTTCTAATTTGAGTCTACAGGAGGCCTGGGAGCAGTAGCTTTCTAAACAAGCACTAgtcctttttctttttaatgtggacatgaaataaggggggggggggaatcagctcATAAGCTATTTCACAACGATAAAAGCAGGTCACaattttgctttacttttaacctTGTAAACTTTGTACATCTAAATAGAACATGTTATCTTTGTTAGATAGCAGGAGCCTATCTACATCTCTGGGAGGAATTTTATGTACAGAAGCATTTAAAAAGGGGCATCAGTCAATATTAGTATGCTGTGTAGACCAAGAATAATTATATATATCACTTTTAACCTTTTATAAGACGGACATCGAAGTCGTTCTTGGAGCATAGAAAAGGTATGCTTACATATTGTGCACTTGCTATCCAGTTAGTAAAGTCATGCACAATGGTATGCAGCAAACTTCAGTTTAATAGGCTCTAAAATTGGCATCTGCAAGTGACTAAAATTGCAGCATTCTGTGTAAAAGGGGGCActttttgcattttaaaaattgCAATATTGCCTTTTAGAACCATTTAAAACAGGTACATTTAATAGTCTGTGTATTGCACTGTGTCATCAAAAGGTGGTGTTAGATTTTACTTTATAAGAGATAATGTATGTTCtcaggaaaaaaaagttaaatatttaaCAAACACCTTTTGTAACAGGCTTTAAagcaacaacaaacaaaaaaatacacagagataaaaaaaacatttttttaaaaagggacagtaaacaccttgagattgttatatacaatgtttagttctgcatattgaaacaactttacaatacattttcatatttttttttctccattcatgTATTTTAGTTGTAAAAATTTAACAATTTCTAATACCCAGAACTTGAAATGCAGCCTGCTGACTTCCTAAGGCACATTCTCTACGTATTCTCCCTAATTGGAATTAGCTGATAGCAacagcaaaacaatgtactttacacAAACATTATgatagtggctagccttgttgtctgtggactaaagcccagattggcttctcaaaagaaggcaaatggtgggtagagTTAGGCTgttgaaaaaacaattgcagtaaaaattatgttaatgttttaaaaaaagggatggcctagtcaaaattaaacttttatgattcagatagggcatgtaattttaagcaactttccaatgtacttttattatcaaatttgctttgttcctttggtattcttagttaggcGCTAAATCTAGGTAAGCacatatgataattgctaagcctttgaaggccacctcttatctgattgtatttgattggctaaaatgaaagtgtgtcaaaagaactgaaataagggggcagtctgcacaggcttagatacaagttaatcacagaggtaaaaagtgtattaatagaactgtgttggttatgcaaaatttgggaatgggtaataaagggaatatcgaacaataaaaattctggagtagactgtccctttaaggcttggctgataagttattcaatagcaacacaagagaaatatcttgtaattacagggagtttactgtccctttaacaaacatccCTTGGGATTCTAGTATTCTTCCAACTACTGTTGGAAGCCATGAAAGTAGCACCACGATTAGCatgaaaataaatataatgtcCCATAAGAAGttatcctttttaacccttttgaCACGTCCGTGAGATTTAAACCATTCCACAACCTCATTTAATGTAAAATCTTGAGGTTCATAGCCCAGTTCCCTTTTTGCCTTCTCCAAACTAAAGTAATGTGTGACACCTGTCTTGTAGACTTCAGCTCGTGTCAGAAAAGGCTGAAAGTTATATATAGGGTTAATGACAAAGTGTACCCACTCTGTTATATATGCAAAGAAATATATAAGTATAAGAGGCAGGCGAACTGTAGGGAACTTGTAACCCAGACCTTCCACAAGAGGCCTGAAAAATTCAAAGCTGTTGATTGGCTCAGCATCTGAAATGAAGTATGGTTGACCAGCAGCAACatgttttttttcagatttcagCGCTTCAGCAGCTAATATGTGAGCAGAGACAAGATTATCTATATGTACATATTGCACAAGGTTCTTAGGATCCCCATACTGAAACTTGAAAAGCCCTTGTTCAAGACAACTAACCACCCTGGGTAAATGTCTTTGCTCCCCAGGACCATAAATGCCAGCTGGTCTAAGGGCACATGTTCTTAAAAGGCCATTGTTACTTTTCAGTTTACTGTTA
This genomic window contains:
- the SDR42E1 gene encoding short-chain dehydrogenase/reductase family 42E member 1, which codes for MDSPRETVLITGGGGYFGHRLGCTLYQKGFNVILFDVQKPVQEVPEGIRFIQGDVRNLSEQEDMFTDVSCVFHTASYGMSGREQLQRKMIDDINVKGTENVIQVCINMGVPRFVYTSTFNVVFGGQVIENGDESLPYFPLNLHPDHYSRTKAIAEMIVLKANNSKLKSNNGLLRTCALRPAGIYGPGEQRHLPRVVSCLEQGLFKFQYGDPKNLVQYVHIDNLVSAHILAAEALKSEKKHVAAGQPYFISDAEPINSFEFFRPLVEGLGYKFPTVRLPLILIYFFAYITEWVHFVINPIYNFQPFLTRAEVYKTGVTHYFSLEKAKRELGYEPQDFTLNEVVEWFKSHGRVKRVKKDNFLWDIIFIFMLIVVLLSWLPTVVGRILESQGMFVKGTVNSL